The window TCTCGTTATCGTGTAGGAATTGCAGTAACGCGATCCGGAACAGATCAGGCTGCTCGTTCATCACCGGGTGGCCGGCCGCCGGCAGGATGCACAGCTGTGCCTGCGGCAGCGCGCGCCGCATGGCCACCTGCTGGTCGATATGGCCAAAGCCATCGCGCTCACCGGCGATCAGCAGCACCGGGGCGCTGATCTGCGCGAGCTGGCCGAGCGTCAGGCTCGGCTGCACCGGCCAGAGCGCCAACATCTGGCGCATGAGCGCTTGCCAGTAGCCCGGCGTGTGGTGCGTGTCGTGCAGCTGCGCGAGCCGCGCGGCCCACTCGGGCAGGCGCGCCACGATCCGCTCGGGCGTCATCTTGGCCAGCAGCGCGAGCGTACGCTCGTCGTTGGTATACTGAGCGCCCACCAGCGTCAGCGAGCACACGCGCGCGGGCCAGCGCAGCGCGAAGTACAGCAGCGTGATGCCGCCGTCGCTGAAGCCGCAGAAGTGCGCCCGCGCAAGCCCCAGGCCATCCAGCAGCCCCGCCAGGTCGTCGGCCAGCTGGTCGTAGCTGGCAAACGGCTCGGCCGAGCGGCTGGTGCGCCCGTGGCCGCGGTGGTCGTAGGCCAGCACGCGGTAGCGCTCGGCTAGGGCCGGCAGCTGGTGCGCCCAGTCGGACTCGATCGTGTCGAGCGCGCCGTTGAGCAGCACCAGCGCGGGCGCGCCCGGCGCGCCGTGCAGCTCGTAATAGATCCGCAGGTCGCGCACATCGAGCAGTGGCATGGTCGCACCTATGCAATCAGTCGCCGGCATTCGCATATATTCTAGCGAGCCGATCGGCGCGTGTCAATGACACGTGGCAGGTGTTACGCGGTGGTGCGTGGTGTACCGGCCCATACCTGCGGCAGCATGCTACGCTCCTATCTTCGTGGGCGCCGATTGTGGCGCGGAGCGCCTTAATCGAAACGTACCGCCCGGCCGCAGGCTACAACCGCCGACTGCGTAGGCCCTGCCAACTACGGCTTTTGCGCCGCGAAGCGCACCGCCAGAGCGCCAGCGGCACGCAAGCCGCGCTAGGTACGGTATGCTATAATGATCATACCTTCTCGCCATACTGGAGCGGCACGTGACAGAACCCGCCCTGATCTCGACCGACCGGCTGCTGAGCGACCTCACGCAACTGCTTAGTGTGCCAGGCAGCCCTGGCCAGGCCGAGGCACTGGCCACAGCCGCCGCTCGCGTTGCTGCGCTCAT of the Candidatus Kouleothrix ribensis genome contains:
- a CDS encoding alpha/beta fold hydrolase, translating into MPLLDVRDLRIYYELHGAPGAPALVLLNGALDTIESDWAHQLPALAERYRVLAYDHRGHGRTSRSAEPFASYDQLADDLAGLLDGLGLARAHFCGFSDGGITLLYFALRWPARVCSLTLVGAQYTNDERTLALLAKMTPERIVARLPEWAARLAQLHDTHHTPGYWQALMRQMLALWPVQPSLTLGQLAQISAPVLLIAGERDGFGHIDQQVAMRRALPQAQLCILPAAGHPVMNEQPDLFRIALLQFLHDNETL